A genomic segment from uncultured Alistipes sp. encodes:
- a CDS encoding MFS transporter: MIKFREKIAYGFGDMSSSMFWKIIGMYMLFFYTDVFGLAPAAVGTMFLLTRIWDAVNDPIMGMIADRTHTRWGRFRPYLLWGAVPFAVIGVLAFSTPDLTPGWKLVYAYATYTLLMMVYTMVNVPYASLLGVISSDPVERNILSSYRMFFAYLGSFIAVGLAEPLVGLFSDLGGGDSEANGWQYTMMVFGAVCAGLFVLCFKWTRERVTLCAPKNTSVGKDFRDLLVNRPWWILLGAGIAALIFNSIRDGATIYYFKYYVLDDGISGFGDGLFSLSALYLMLGQLSNMVGVVLASPLSNRFGKRTTYMGAMVVACVLSLIFYVFSPDQLLGIFLFQALISICAGCIFPLMWSMYADIADFSEWKTGRRATGLIFSSSSMSQKLGWTLGGAVTGWLLGYYGFQANAAQSEDAIRGIRMMLSYLPAVGAFLSVVLIWLYPLSERRVQIISRKLQQQRNELQH; the protein is encoded by the coding sequence ATGATCAAGTTCCGGGAAAAGATTGCCTATGGGTTCGGGGACATGTCTTCTTCCATGTTCTGGAAGATCATAGGCATGTACATGTTGTTCTTCTATACGGATGTTTTTGGGCTGGCTCCGGCTGCCGTCGGCACGATGTTCCTGCTGACGCGGATCTGGGATGCGGTCAACGACCCGATCATGGGAATGATTGCTGATCGGACCCATACGCGCTGGGGGCGTTTTCGGCCTTACCTGTTGTGGGGCGCGGTTCCCTTTGCGGTGATCGGTGTGCTGGCCTTCTCCACGCCGGACCTCACGCCGGGGTGGAAACTAGTCTACGCCTATGCGACCTACACGCTGCTCATGATGGTCTACACCATGGTCAACGTTCCGTATGCCTCGTTGCTGGGTGTGATCTCGTCGGATCCCGTGGAGCGCAACATCCTCTCCTCCTACCGGATGTTTTTCGCCTATCTGGGCAGTTTCATTGCGGTGGGGTTGGCCGAGCCGCTGGTGGGTCTCTTCTCCGATCTGGGAGGGGGTGATTCGGAGGCCAACGGGTGGCAGTATACGATGATGGTTTTCGGGGCGGTCTGTGCCGGACTTTTCGTGCTCTGCTTCAAGTGGACCCGGGAGCGGGTTACGCTTTGCGCGCCGAAGAACACCTCGGTCGGAAAGGACTTCCGGGATCTGTTGGTGAACCGCCCCTGGTGGATCCTGCTGGGGGCGGGAATTGCGGCGCTGATCTTCAACTCGATTCGGGACGGCGCCACGATCTACTACTTCAAGTATTATGTGCTGGATGACGGTATTTCGGGCTTCGGCGACGGCTTGTTCTCGCTCTCGGCGCTCTACCTGATGTTGGGGCAGTTGTCCAACATGGTGGGAGTGGTCCTGGCCTCGCCTCTGTCCAATCGTTTTGGCAAGAGAACCACCTATATGGGAGCGATGGTCGTGGCTTGTGTCCTGAGTCTGATATTCTACGTCTTTTCGCCCGATCAGCTGCTTGGGATTTTTCTCTTCCAGGCTCTGATCAGTATCTGTGCCGGATGTATCTTCCCGCTTATGTGGTCGATGTACGCCGATATTGCGGACTTCTCGGAGTGGAAGACCGGACGGCGTGCTACGGGATTGATTTTCTCATCCTCCTCGATGTCTCAGAAGCTGGGCTGGACACTCGGCGGAGCCGTGACGGGCTGGCTGCTCGGTTATTACGGTTTCCAGGCCAATGCGGCGCAGAGCGAGGATGCGATCCGCGGCATTCGGATGATGTTGAGCTATCTGCCGGCCGTCGGGGCTTTCCTTTCCGTGGTGCTGATCTGGCTCTACCCGCTGAGCGAACGGCGGGTTCAGATCATCTCACGCAAATTGCAACAACAGCGTAACGAATTACAGCATTGA
- a CDS encoding glycosidase, with translation MDNYQERIAALYRRHEALLREPNAPQDGGNGIFRRYRNPVLTAAHVPLTWRYDFSQERNPFLQERIGVNAVLNAGAILFNGLYTLVARVEGADRKSYFAVAQSENGIDNFRFWDRPIQLDESDEEAVNVYDMRLTVHEDGWIYGVFCVERKDPNAQPGDLSSAVASAGIARTHDLVNWERLPDLRCKSQQRNVVLHPEFVDGKYAFYTRPQNGFIETGQGGIGWSLVDDITQAEVCDEKIINFRYYHTIKELKNGEGPHPIKTPKGWLHLAHGVRGCAAGLRYVLYLYLTDLERPWRLIAEPAGYFMAPEGEERVGDVSNVLFSNGWIVAPDGTVYIYYASSDTRMHVAVSSVDRLLDYCLNTPADGLRTGLSVRTINELIDRNIVSGYPR, from the coding sequence ATGGACAATTACCAAGAGAGAATCGCCGCGTTGTATCGCAGACACGAGGCGTTGTTGAGAGAGCCCAATGCTCCGCAGGATGGCGGCAACGGTATTTTCCGGCGTTACAGGAATCCGGTTTTGACCGCAGCGCATGTCCCGTTGACCTGGCGGTATGATTTTTCGCAGGAGCGGAATCCGTTTTTGCAGGAGCGGATCGGCGTGAATGCCGTCCTCAACGCGGGTGCTATTCTGTTCAACGGTCTTTATACGCTGGTTGCCCGCGTGGAGGGTGCGGACCGCAAGTCCTACTTCGCCGTGGCGCAGAGCGAAAACGGAATCGACAACTTCCGGTTCTGGGACCGTCCGATTCAACTCGACGAATCGGATGAGGAGGCTGTCAATGTGTACGACATGCGCCTCACGGTACATGAGGACGGATGGATCTACGGTGTCTTCTGCGTCGAGCGGAAAGATCCGAACGCACAGCCGGGAGATCTCTCTTCAGCGGTTGCTTCGGCCGGTATTGCCCGTACGCACGATCTGGTCAACTGGGAGCGACTCCCGGATCTGCGCTGCAAGAGCCAGCAGCGCAATGTGGTGCTTCATCCGGAGTTCGTCGACGGGAAGTATGCGTTCTATACGCGGCCTCAGAACGGCTTCATTGAGACCGGACAGGGCGGAATCGGCTGGTCGCTGGTCGATGACATCACCCAAGCCGAGGTCTGCGACGAGAAGATCATCAATTTCCGCTATTACCATACGATCAAGGAGCTAAAGAACGGTGAGGGTCCGCATCCGATCAAGACACCGAAAGGGTGGCTGCATCTGGCCCATGGCGTTCGGGGCTGTGCCGCGGGGTTGCGCTATGTGCTCTATCTCTATCTGACGGATTTGGAGCGTCCGTGGAGGCTGATTGCCGAACCGGCGGGTTATTTCATGGCCCCTGAGGGGGAGGAGCGGGTCGGAGATGTCTCCAACGTCCTCTTCTCGAACGGATGGATTGTCGCGCCGGATGGTACGGTTTACATCTACTATGCGTCGAGCGACACGCGTATGCACGTGGCCGTATCGAGTGTGGATCGTCTGCTGGACTACTGTCTGAACACGCCGGCCGACGGCCTGAGAACGGGGCTGTCGGTTCGGACGATCAACGAACTGATCGACCGGAACATCGTTTCGGGATACCCGAGATAA
- a CDS encoding glycosyl hydrolase, whose product MKVLFPLLAVLTVWTTSAMLPGKNPREKMWLPEIERFVKQDSIDFPGVGKILFVGSSSIRTWKNIEQYFPGYDIVRRGVGGSHLEDIIYFSDRIVFPYRPRQIVLYEGDNDLKDGFTPERFLDDVKTFVRLVELHSPGTEIILLSVKPSPSRRHVEEKYLKANELMEAYAAEKEHVKYLDITAPLKDGHGYRADMFHGDSLHVTPKAFREWARIITPHLIPGPGTVSKLSTPGSTPQTEALYENLNRMVGSSTMFGHQDDTAYGVQWEKTPGGSDVRAVCGDYPAVYGWEIGGIEHVRHGNLDKVNFDRMKRLIREAYDRGGVNTISWHADNLVTGGNTWDLTGGNVVATLLPGGAHHAEFCRWLDRVAEFLASLKGPKGEPIPVIFRPLHEHTGSWFWWGRDFCSADEYVALWRQIVTYLRDVKGLKNVIYCYSPDRVRTEADYLERYPGGEYVDLLGLDLYHFKGEEGLDEYRTCADRSLNVLQRVACREGKLFAFTETGLESITMDNWFSEVLYPLVAKYKPAYVLVWRNSSRIENHFYAPYPGHASAADFVKFKEKPSILFNGDLPSMYENQ is encoded by the coding sequence ATGAAAGTCTTGTTTCCGCTCCTTGCGGTTCTGACCGTATGGACGACTTCGGCCATGCTGCCGGGCAAGAATCCCCGGGAAAAGATGTGGCTGCCGGAAATCGAGCGCTTTGTCAAACAGGACAGTATTGATTTTCCCGGAGTCGGGAAGATCCTCTTCGTGGGGAGCTCTTCGATCAGGACCTGGAAAAATATCGAACAGTATTTCCCGGGATACGATATTGTCCGGCGGGGAGTGGGCGGCAGCCACCTCGAAGACATCATCTATTTTTCCGACCGGATCGTGTTCCCCTACAGGCCGCGTCAGATCGTCCTCTACGAAGGGGACAACGACCTCAAGGACGGGTTCACGCCCGAGCGTTTTCTGGACGACGTGAAGACGTTCGTGCGGCTTGTGGAGTTGCACAGCCCCGGGACCGAAATCATCCTCCTGTCGGTCAAGCCGTCGCCGTCGCGCCGCCATGTGGAGGAGAAATACCTGAAAGCCAATGAACTGATGGAAGCTTATGCCGCAGAAAAAGAGCATGTGAAGTATCTGGACATCACCGCGCCGCTGAAGGACGGGCACGGCTATCGGGCGGACATGTTCCACGGGGACAGCCTGCATGTTACGCCGAAGGCCTTCCGGGAGTGGGCCCGGATCATTACGCCACACCTGATTCCCGGGCCTGGCACGGTTTCGAAACTCTCCACCCCGGGCAGCACCCCGCAGACGGAGGCGCTTTATGAGAATCTGAACCGGATGGTCGGGAGCAGTACGATGTTCGGGCATCAGGACGATACGGCCTACGGGGTCCAATGGGAGAAGACGCCTGGCGGCAGCGACGTGCGTGCAGTCTGCGGAGACTATCCGGCGGTTTACGGATGGGAGATCGGCGGGATCGAGCATGTGCGGCACGGGAATCTGGACAAGGTGAATTTCGACCGTATGAAGCGTTTGATCCGCGAGGCCTACGATCGGGGCGGAGTCAATACGATCAGTTGGCACGCCGACAACCTCGTTACGGGTGGGAATACGTGGGATCTGACCGGCGGCAACGTCGTGGCGACGCTCCTGCCCGGAGGTGCCCACCATGCCGAATTCTGCCGCTGGCTCGATCGGGTTGCCGAATTCCTCGCTTCGCTCAAGGGTCCGAAGGGCGAGCCGATACCGGTGATTTTCCGACCGCTGCACGAGCATACGGGGAGTTGGTTCTGGTGGGGCCGGGACTTCTGCTCGGCCGACGAATATGTGGCCTTGTGGCGCCAGATCGTTACCTACCTGCGCGATGTCAAGGGCTTGAAGAACGTGATATACTGTTACTCTCCGGATCGGGTCCGCACCGAAGCCGATTATCTGGAGCGTTATCCCGGCGGGGAGTATGTCGACCTGTTGGGGCTGGACCTCTACCACTTCAAGGGAGAGGAGGGGCTTGACGAATACCGGACGTGTGCCGACCGTTCGCTGAACGTACTGCAGCGTGTGGCGTGCCGAGAAGGGAAGCTGTTTGCCTTTACGGAGACGGGACTGGAGTCGATCACCATGGATAACTGGTTCAGCGAGGTGCTCTATCCGCTGGTCGCGAAGTACAAACCGGCCTACGTCCTTGTATGGCGGAATTCCAGCCGTATCGAGAACCATTTCTATGCACCGTATCCGGGCCATGCTTCGGCGGCCGATTTTGTGAAGTTCAAGGAGAAACCGTCGATCCTGTTCAACGGTGATCTGCCGTCTATGTACGAGAATCAATAG
- a CDS encoding acetylxylan esterase, with protein sequence MRLSSLILFLVLWVGTVTGQPSRQPVEVRVVPEHADWCVDRGERIRFRISVVKDGHYLENLTLRYEYGPEKMPATRSEEVLYKGGELTVDAGRSEIPGFVTCRAEVEVEGKEYSDLAKVGVDPEHIEAVAEMPEDFDRFWEGEIAALKRIPLDARMTLLPERCTARSDVYHVSFQNERQGSRIYGILSVPKAPGRYPAILNVPGAGVRAYQGDTYLADDGFISLTIGIHGLPVTLDDEVYASLAAGALDRYWLQGLDNRRDFYYRRVYLGLVRSIDFIYTLPRFDGDFVAVCGGSQGGALSIVAAALDKRVRCYSAFYPALCDLTGYLNGRAAGWPAMFRYEADKTTSVVAQKAAVSAYFDVVNFARKVSVPGFFSWGYKDEVCPPTSMYAAYNAVTAPKQLVVYPDTGHWNYPEQWVKKQTFIKSKVSREQ encoded by the coding sequence ATGAGACTTTCGAGTTTGATATTGTTCCTTGTGCTGTGGGTCGGGACGGTGACGGGGCAGCCGTCGCGTCAGCCGGTTGAGGTGCGTGTCGTTCCCGAACATGCCGACTGGTGTGTCGATCGGGGAGAACGGATCCGGTTCCGGATCTCGGTGGTGAAGGACGGGCACTATCTGGAGAACCTGACCCTTCGGTATGAATACGGCCCGGAGAAGATGCCTGCAACCCGGAGTGAAGAGGTGCTCTACAAGGGTGGTGAATTGACCGTCGATGCCGGGCGTTCGGAGATTCCGGGTTTTGTGACGTGCCGCGCGGAAGTCGAGGTAGAAGGGAAGGAGTACTCCGACCTGGCCAAAGTCGGCGTGGACCCCGAACACATCGAGGCGGTGGCCGAGATGCCGGAGGATTTCGACCGCTTCTGGGAAGGGGAGATTGCGGCGTTGAAGCGGATTCCGCTCGATGCCCGGATGACCCTGTTGCCGGAACGCTGTACGGCCCGTTCGGATGTCTACCACGTCAGTTTCCAGAACGAGCGGCAGGGGTCGCGGATCTACGGCATCCTCTCGGTTCCGAAGGCTCCGGGGCGTTATCCTGCGATTCTGAATGTCCCTGGGGCGGGAGTGAGAGCCTATCAGGGGGATACCTACCTGGCCGACGACGGTTTCATCTCGCTGACGATCGGTATCCATGGCCTTCCGGTCACGCTGGATGACGAAGTCTACGCATCGCTGGCTGCAGGGGCTCTGGACCGCTATTGGCTGCAGGGGCTGGACAACCGCAGGGATTTTTATTATCGGCGGGTCTATCTCGGGCTGGTCCGTTCCATCGATTTCATCTATACGCTGCCCCGGTTCGACGGTGATTTCGTGGCGGTGTGCGGCGGCAGCCAGGGAGGAGCCCTTTCGATCGTGGCGGCGGCTCTCGACAAGCGGGTGCGTTGTTATTCGGCGTTCTACCCGGCGTTGTGCGATCTGACCGGGTATTTGAACGGGCGTGCGGCCGGATGGCCTGCAATGTTCCGTTACGAGGCGGACAAGACGACCAGCGTGGTTGCGCAGAAGGCTGCCGTGAGTGCCTATTTCGATGTGGTGAACTTTGCCCGCAAGGTCTCGGTTCCGGGATTCTTCTCCTGGGGATACAAGGACGAGGTATGCCCTCCCACGTCGATGTATGCGGCCTACAATGCGGTGACGGCGCCCAAGCAACTGGTCGTATATCCTGATACGGGACACTGGAACTACCCCGAGCAGTGGGTCAAGAAGCAGACGTTTATCAAATCGAAGGTTTCACGCGAACAATAG
- a CDS encoding GDSL-type esterase/lipase family protein, translated as MKRITCIAVLVSILCPLLLRAQDSTYFRANEWRGQIEAYYEEDRQHFPEAGSILFVGSSSIRMWKDLESYFPEHRALSRGFGGAWISDVLYHMQRLVIAYDPAQIVLYAGENDLANGVSPAAVVEDVRCFLRLAEIFLPGVPVVVLSVKPSPFSSRILEKQRETNRMLEALCRERKQVTYVDVASLMFDAQGALRPELYRDDKLHMTPEAYRLWAEKIEPLLIDNK; from the coding sequence ATGAAGAGGATAACTTGTATTGCAGTTCTGGTGAGTATCTTGTGCCCGCTTCTCTTGCGGGCACAAGACTCCACCTACTTCCGTGCGAATGAGTGGCGCGGACAGATCGAGGCTTATTACGAAGAGGACCGGCAGCACTTCCCCGAAGCGGGTTCGATTCTTTTCGTGGGGAGTTCGTCGATCCGGATGTGGAAGGATCTGGAGAGTTATTTCCCGGAGCATCGGGCCCTCTCCCGCGGTTTTGGCGGGGCGTGGATCAGCGATGTGCTCTACCACATGCAGCGCCTGGTAATCGCCTATGATCCGGCTCAGATCGTCCTGTATGCCGGAGAAAACGACCTGGCCAACGGAGTATCGCCGGCTGCGGTGGTTGAGGATGTCCGGTGTTTCCTCCGCCTTGCGGAGATCTTTTTGCCGGGGGTTCCGGTTGTGGTGCTGTCGGTCAAGCCGTCGCCCTTCAGCAGCCGTATCCTGGAGAAGCAGCGCGAGACCAACCGGATGCTGGAAGCCTTGTGCCGGGAGAGAAAACAGGTCACCTATGTGGATGTGGCGTCATTGATGTTCGATGCGCAGGGAGCCCTCCGCCCCGAACTCTACCGCGACGACAAACTGCACATGACTCCGGAGGCCTACCGGTTGTGGGCAGAGAAGATAGAACCCTTGTTGATCGATAATAAATAG
- a CDS encoding glycan-binding surface protein: MKAIYLWISILLFAATGCADENYDYGDKGAPKIDYAIDPVAMTRLDVVTVGQAVQFVGDNLGSVHKISINGVEVAIGSTTRLTNSLYLTIPRLTRSESYVMTLENDFGSTEVSLSIGFPPFQITGIFNEWTPPGQELKLLGESMDLYAKVGVSKLMFGDKAALVTEASETYVKAVVPEGVGNKTVITFLADDASEGVKCPVRYRDDTFIIENLENKSTTRYPDWVVPNDDYPAPLDPAPTEGSQYTRIVTEVGKTGLVNMIGNYNLVIPESYFTTDADNYVLKFELCTIKPIAYRLAIALNQSTNWYAFGPSSLTTDPSQMISTDGEWQTFTIPMDTWKNKGGTKNMRMWVGSHPSGNSYDFCIDNVRLQPINWE, from the coding sequence ATGAAAGCAATCTATTTGTGGATTTCGATTCTCTTGTTCGCAGCGACGGGTTGTGCGGATGAGAATTACGATTACGGAGACAAGGGAGCTCCGAAGATCGATTATGCGATTGATCCGGTAGCGATGACCCGTCTGGATGTTGTAACCGTCGGTCAGGCCGTACAGTTTGTCGGCGACAACCTCGGTTCGGTTCATAAGATATCGATCAACGGCGTGGAGGTCGCCATCGGTTCGACGACGCGGCTTACCAACTCCCTCTATCTGACTATTCCGCGTTTGACGCGCAGCGAGAGCTATGTCATGACCCTCGAAAACGATTTCGGGTCGACGGAGGTCTCTCTTTCGATCGGATTCCCACCGTTCCAGATCACGGGAATCTTCAACGAGTGGACTCCGCCCGGACAGGAACTCAAACTGCTCGGCGAAAGCATGGATCTCTACGCCAAGGTAGGTGTTTCGAAGCTGATGTTCGGCGACAAGGCGGCTCTGGTGACCGAGGCGTCGGAGACCTACGTGAAGGCGGTCGTTCCCGAAGGTGTCGGGAACAAGACGGTGATCACGTTCCTGGCCGACGATGCGTCGGAAGGGGTGAAGTGTCCGGTCCGGTATCGGGACGACACCTTTATCATCGAGAATCTCGAAAATAAGAGTACGACCCGCTATCCGGACTGGGTGGTTCCGAACGACGACTACCCCGCTCCGCTTGATCCGGCTCCGACCGAAGGCAGCCAGTATACGCGGATCGTCACCGAAGTCGGAAAAACCGGTTTGGTGAACATGATCGGCAATTACAACCTTGTGATTCCGGAGTCCTATTTTACGACCGATGCGGACAATTACGTGCTGAAATTCGAATTGTGTACGATCAAGCCGATTGCTTACCGTTTGGCCATCGCCTTGAATCAGAGTACGAACTGGTATGCCTTCGGGCCTTCGTCGCTCACGACGGATCCGTCGCAGATGATCTCGACCGACGGCGAATGGCAGACCTTTACCATCCCGATGGACACCTGGAAGAACAAGGGTGGTACGAAAAACATGCGTATGTGGGTGGGAAGCCATCCTTCGGGCAATTCCTACGATTTCTGCATCGACAATGTACGGCTCCAGCCGATCAACTGGGAATAG
- a CDS encoding RagB/SusD family nutrient uptake outer membrane protein codes for MKNILPFVLGLSLMLSACDMEERPYTINDSMTQTEEGAALAVTAMYNTFWSTSLMKKSYMECIDMDHDHSAAPSWVMSGAGEGNMTNHWSYNTSSDPFYAFYALINRANYVIEKVAESPIDETLRNQYLGEAYFLRAFSYFHLVRMYGPVPLRLKYDDLGDKARSSVQEVYQRITDDLDDACTLMTEWGTSSGNWGHANKTAAKILLARVYATMGSAALAGSVEMKVDIKGSLQNFNTVTVAGFEGVDAKECYEKVVEICDEVIARKGIDYDYMPAFNKIWGAPNFRNKEFVWGVAGNALNDFTTEHLGYYYTAPTYYGRGWAGITEHAYSLYTGNDERGEHGIFHYIKQTWNNTSNYVRMPDNPEKYPTGPDGKPARSNADYFRTYFITKWYTGDGTVDNPIPNTTEPGYALKEQDVILIRFIELYLLRAEAYNELDFPAKALDDLDVVRARAKADLLSGTTSDKTEIRSLILQERAMEFMQEFNRKFDLLRWGLYLDVMNKTQSVRIQGTGLSISKVRQPRSILYAVPLNEINNNRLFGPNNSGY; via the coding sequence ATGAAAAACATATTGCCTTTTGTTTTGGGCCTGTCGTTGATGCTTTCGGCCTGCGACATGGAGGAGAGGCCCTACACCATCAACGATTCGATGACACAGACCGAGGAGGGTGCGGCTCTGGCCGTGACGGCGATGTACAACACCTTCTGGAGCACGTCGCTGATGAAGAAATCCTACATGGAGTGTATTGATATGGATCATGACCACTCCGCCGCCCCGTCGTGGGTGATGTCCGGAGCCGGTGAGGGGAACATGACAAACCACTGGTCTTACAACACCTCGTCGGACCCCTTCTATGCCTTTTATGCCCTGATCAACCGGGCCAACTACGTGATCGAGAAGGTTGCCGAATCGCCCATCGACGAGACTTTGCGGAACCAGTATCTCGGAGAGGCCTATTTCCTGCGAGCCTTCTCCTACTTCCATCTGGTGCGCATGTACGGTCCGGTGCCGTTGCGACTCAAGTACGACGATCTGGGCGATAAAGCCCGCTCTTCGGTGCAGGAGGTTTACCAGCGGATTACCGACGACTTGGACGATGCCTGCACGCTGATGACCGAATGGGGCACGTCGTCCGGAAACTGGGGACATGCCAACAAGACGGCAGCCAAGATTCTTCTGGCGCGGGTCTATGCCACGATGGGCTCTGCGGCCTTGGCGGGCAGCGTCGAGATGAAAGTTGACATCAAGGGTTCGCTGCAGAATTTCAATACGGTGACTGTAGCCGGATTTGAGGGCGTGGATGCGAAGGAGTGCTACGAGAAGGTGGTTGAGATTTGCGACGAGGTGATTGCCCGCAAAGGGATCGATTATGATTACATGCCGGCCTTCAACAAGATCTGGGGAGCGCCCAATTTCCGCAACAAGGAGTTCGTGTGGGGAGTTGCCGGGAATGCCTTGAATGACTTTACGACGGAGCACCTCGGGTATTACTATACGGCGCCGACCTACTATGGCCGGGGCTGGGCCGGAATTACCGAACACGCCTACAGTTTGTATACGGGGAACGACGAGCGTGGGGAGCATGGAATCTTCCACTACATCAAACAGACGTGGAACAATACGTCGAATTATGTCAGGATGCCGGACAACCCGGAGAAATATCCCACGGGTCCCGATGGAAAACCGGCCCGCAGCAACGCTGATTATTTCCGCACTTACTTCATTACCAAGTGGTATACGGGTGATGGTACGGTGGACAACCCAATACCGAATACGACCGAGCCGGGTTATGCGCTGAAGGAGCAGGACGTTATTCTGATCCGTTTCATCGAACTATATCTGCTTCGCGCCGAGGCATACAACGAACTCGATTTCCCGGCCAAGGCTCTGGACGATCTGGATGTGGTGCGGGCACGTGCCAAGGCGGACCTGTTGTCGGGAACGACGAGCGACAAGACGGAGATTCGTAGCCTCATTCTGCAGGAACGCGCCATGGAATTCATGCAGGAGTTCAACCGCAAGTTCGATTTGCTGCGCTGGGGGCTCTATCTGGATGTCATGAACAAGACGCAGTCGGTTCGCATCCAGGGTACGGGGTTGTCGATCTCGAAGGTGCGTCAGCCGCGCAGCATCTTGTATGCCGTTCCGCTCAACGAGATCAACAACAACAGACTGTTCGGTCCCAACAACAGCGGTTATTAA